A region from the Leptospirillum ferriphilum ML-04 genome encodes:
- a CDS encoding fructose-bisphosphate aldolase, giving the protein MTQKTGQAPLDVPADKRAVWQDNHRLMTRNTGRLFLMAGDQKVEHLNDDFFGPNISPEDASPEHLFRIAAAAPVGCFATQMGLVARYGESYPEIPYLIKLNSKSHLVKTAQRDPVSRQWQTMEQVEKFIAHSGLKIVGVGYTIYPGSEFESEMLTEAARLIFEAHRLGLVTVIWAYPRGKAVTREQDPHLVAGVAGLAATLGADFVKVNPPVSPEGKLEGALLAEAVKAAGRTGVVCAGGNETTPEAFLARLYEQMHEGGTVGCATGRNVHQRTLEEAVALSKAIHAIVVDNESPREALRFVHKA; this is encoded by the coding sequence ATGACGCAGAAAACGGGGCAGGCTCCGCTGGACGTTCCGGCGGACAAGCGTGCCGTCTGGCAGGACAACCACCGGCTGATGACCCGCAACACGGGCCGTCTGTTCCTGATGGCCGGGGACCAGAAGGTCGAGCACCTGAACGACGACTTCTTCGGTCCCAACATCAGTCCGGAAGACGCTTCCCCCGAACATCTCTTCCGGATCGCCGCCGCCGCGCCGGTCGGCTGTTTTGCCACGCAGATGGGGCTCGTGGCCCGCTACGGGGAAAGTTACCCGGAGATCCCCTACCTGATCAAACTGAACTCGAAGAGCCACCTCGTCAAGACCGCCCAGAGAGACCCGGTCTCCCGGCAGTGGCAGACGATGGAGCAGGTGGAGAAGTTCATCGCGCATTCTGGACTGAAGATCGTGGGTGTCGGATACACCATCTACCCGGGAAGCGAATTCGAGTCCGAAATGCTGACCGAAGCGGCCCGCCTGATTTTCGAAGCCCACCGGCTGGGTCTGGTCACCGTCATTTGGGCCTACCCCCGGGGAAAAGCCGTCACGCGGGAGCAGGATCCCCACCTCGTTGCCGGCGTGGCGGGCCTGGCCGCCACCCTGGGAGCCGACTTCGTCAAGGTGAATCCTCCGGTCTCCCCGGAGGGAAAGCTGGAAGGCGCTCTTCTTGCGGAAGCCGTGAAAGCGGCCGGACGGACGGGGGTCGTGTGCGCCGGTGGAAACGAGACGACCCCGGAAGCCTTTCTTGCCCGCCTCTATGAGCAGATGCACGAAGGCGGAACGGTGGGGTGCGCCACCGGACGGAACGTCCATCAGCGAACACTGGAAGAGGCGGTCGCCCTGTCGAAGGCCATCCACGCCATTGTCGTCGACAACGAATCGCCCCGGGAGGCGCTCCGTTTCGTCCATAAAGCCTGA
- a CDS encoding efflux RND transporter periplasmic adaptor subunit — MSSKAPRLIIAILLLLLAGITAWYQAMHRSHKSADTLVLYGNIDLREVQLAFHDTGRIQKLLYLEGAPVKAGDLMAVMDPVRYQDLVEGDLRALERDRAQRLDAERTWNRVRKLTRAAFNSRQQKDDARAALDMAIAQVKRDKAQLAYDTRQLDDTKVYAPVDGIVQNRILEPGDMAFPQSPVYTLARTRPLWARVYLEEPELGRVHQGMTAYVTSDSFPGRRFVGYVGYISPSAEFTPKEVQTLHQRTILVYRTRIYLSCPTRKLRLGMPVTVTIPLHGTISRPRVCPDGSPAETIHGGR, encoded by the coding sequence ATGTCGTCCAAAGCTCCACGTCTGATCATTGCCATCCTCCTTCTTCTTCTGGCCGGAATCACGGCCTGGTACCAGGCGATGCACCGGTCACACAAATCCGCCGACACCCTGGTTCTGTATGGCAACATTGATCTTCGGGAAGTCCAGCTGGCCTTTCATGACACCGGGCGTATCCAGAAACTCCTGTATCTCGAAGGAGCGCCGGTCAAGGCGGGCGATTTGATGGCCGTGATGGATCCTGTCCGTTATCAGGATCTTGTGGAGGGGGATCTCCGGGCGCTTGAACGCGATCGCGCGCAGCGCCTCGACGCCGAACGGACCTGGAACCGGGTCCGGAAGTTGACCCGTGCTGCCTTCAACTCCCGTCAGCAAAAAGACGATGCCCGGGCGGCGCTTGACATGGCCATCGCCCAGGTCAAGCGGGACAAGGCCCAGCTGGCCTACGACACTCGCCAGCTGGACGACACGAAAGTCTATGCCCCGGTGGACGGCATCGTCCAGAACCGGATCCTCGAACCGGGAGATATGGCCTTTCCCCAGTCTCCCGTCTACACCCTGGCGAGAACCCGGCCTCTCTGGGCCCGGGTCTATCTCGAGGAACCGGAACTCGGCCGTGTGCACCAGGGAATGACCGCCTATGTGACATCGGATTCCTTTCCCGGACGACGCTTCGTGGGATATGTCGGCTATATTTCGCCCTCCGCTGAATTCACCCCGAAGGAGGTCCAGACTCTCCACCAGCGGACCATTCTTGTATACAGAACCCGGATCTATCTGTCGTGTCCGACCCGGAAACTCCGTCTGGGCATGCCGGTCACTGTCACCATCCCTTTGCACGGAACGATCTCCCGCCCCCGGGTCTGTCCGGACGGCTCCCCTGCCGAGACGATTCATGGCGGCCGATAG
- a CDS encoding ABC transporter permease, producing the protein MKSAGSLREKGVRIRAMVRKESLQILRDPSSLAIAIVLPVLLLLIFGYGVSLDARHVPIAVVSDSRTPASEGFVAGIRHSPWFVARSYPDIHSAISALKRQDVEGILWLRENFGRSLESFRTHGAHVVVNGVDDNTARLVEGYLTNTWQTWIGIRNLRGRILTFQPISLDARIWFNPDNRSRDFLIPGLIAVIMTLIGALLTSMIIAREWERGTLESLFSTPVTIGEILLGKFIPYFVLGMAGMAISVAMGHFLFDVPLRGTLGVLFLASALFLTSALGMGLVISTVSKNQFVAGQIAIVFTFLPAFILSGFIFDIHSMPFFIRILTHVIPASYFVTILQSIFLAGDIPGVILPNATALFLFSLFLFTLLVRISRKRIL; encoded by the coding sequence ATGAAATCCGCCGGGTCGCTCAGGGAGAAAGGGGTCCGGATCCGGGCCATGGTTCGCAAGGAATCTCTCCAGATCCTGCGGGATCCGTCAAGTCTTGCGATCGCGATCGTTCTGCCTGTTCTCCTCCTCCTGATTTTCGGGTACGGCGTGTCCCTGGATGCGCGCCATGTGCCGATCGCCGTCGTATCCGACAGCCGGACACCGGCTTCCGAAGGGTTTGTGGCGGGCATCCGGCATTCTCCCTGGTTCGTCGCCCGGAGTTATCCCGACATTCACTCTGCCATCTCCGCCCTCAAACGTCAGGATGTGGAAGGGATTTTATGGCTTCGGGAAAACTTCGGCCGCTCCCTTGAATCCTTCCGGACCCACGGGGCCCATGTGGTGGTCAACGGTGTCGACGACAACACCGCCCGCCTGGTGGAAGGGTATCTCACCAATACCTGGCAGACATGGATCGGGATCCGGAATCTGCGGGGCCGGATCCTCACCTTCCAGCCCATTTCCCTGGACGCGCGCATCTGGTTCAATCCCGACAACCGGAGCCGGGATTTTCTCATCCCCGGCCTGATCGCCGTCATCATGACCCTCATCGGGGCCCTTCTCACCTCCATGATCATTGCACGGGAGTGGGAAAGGGGAACGCTTGAATCCCTCTTTTCGACTCCCGTCACGATCGGCGAGATCCTCCTCGGAAAGTTCATCCCCTACTTCGTCCTGGGCATGGCCGGCATGGCCATTTCCGTGGCCATGGGACATTTTCTCTTCGACGTTCCCCTGCGCGGGACGCTCGGGGTGCTGTTTCTGGCCTCGGCCCTGTTCCTCACCTCCGCGCTGGGAATGGGGCTTGTCATCTCGACCGTCTCAAAGAACCAGTTTGTCGCCGGACAGATCGCCATCGTCTTTACCTTTCTTCCGGCGTTCATTCTTTCCGGATTCATCTTCGATATCCATTCGATGCCCTTTTTCATCCGGATTCTGACGCATGTCATTCCCGCTTCCTACTTCGTGACCATTTTGCAGTCGATCTTTTTGGCCGGGGACATTCCGGGCGTGATTCTCCCCAATGCGACGGCGCTTTTTCTCTTTTCCCTTTTCCTTTTCACCCTGCTGGTCCGGATCAGCCGGAAGAGGATCCTGTGA
- a CDS encoding c-type cytochrome, with protein sequence MKITRPILPIALLVVLTSPALAAPDVKSLMNQQGCFACHAVDQKMVGPSFKQVADRYRGKKGALSMLAKKIISGGNGHWNDLTGGMMMPPHPDLKPSDAKAIAQWVLSVK encoded by the coding sequence ATGAAAATCACCCGTCCGATCCTGCCGATTGCTCTTCTTGTTGTCCTGACCTCTCCCGCCCTGGCCGCGCCGGACGTCAAGTCGCTCATGAACCAGCAAGGGTGCTTCGCCTGCCACGCCGTCGACCAGAAGATGGTGGGACCTTCCTTCAAGCAGGTTGCCGATCGGTATCGGGGAAAGAAAGGGGCGCTGTCCATGCTCGCCAAAAAGATCATCTCCGGGGGAAACGGTCACTGGAACGACCTGACTGGAGGCATGATGATGCCGCCCCATCCGGATTTGAAACCCTCCGATGCCAAAGCCATCGCCCAGTGGGTTCTGTCCGTCAAATAG
- a CDS encoding dihydrolipoyl dehydrogenase, translating to MRKSYDLVTIGAGGGAYPAAFKLARNGKTVLMVDPKGVMSGNCLAEGCVPSKAVREIAHLLVRQKRLGEAGAKGSLTPDFRAIMDHKDAVQNLRYTQHANELSRTSGLTLAKGTASLADERTVRIRTDRGEEEVSASHILIASGSDVLLPPIPGSDLCVTSHHLFRVGTDFRDLPRRMIIIGGGYIGLETACMFSAFGTAVTLFEKGPLLLPGMERALVDRLRPLLDPSITIRTNADVREVRNGPEGKIVVLGGEGPREEHKADVVLLAAGRRPVFPEGLEQAGVVTDRSGIRVDNALRTSSPGIFAAGDVNGRTPLFHAAVRQSLAVANTLLAGGEPADTVDFSSVPTTIFTLPGASYVGLLPESARKTGVDLVETRYDFSEDSRAQILNEMEGEIRLYFEKKTHVLKGGWVVGIDAGNLIGEIGLAVSAGLSARELSRFADQHPMASEGIGKAARQLV from the coding sequence ATGCGGAAATCGTATGATCTCGTCACGATCGGGGCCGGAGGAGGAGCCTATCCGGCCGCCTTCAAACTGGCCAGAAACGGGAAAACCGTCCTGATGGTGGACCCCAAGGGGGTCATGAGTGGAAACTGCCTGGCGGAAGGATGCGTCCCGTCCAAGGCCGTCCGGGAAATCGCCCATCTTCTTGTTCGCCAGAAACGCCTGGGAGAGGCGGGAGCGAAAGGGAGCCTGACTCCGGACTTTCGGGCGATCATGGACCACAAGGACGCCGTCCAGAATCTGCGTTATACCCAGCATGCCAATGAACTCTCCCGAACATCGGGGCTGACGCTTGCGAAAGGAACGGCAAGCCTGGCCGACGAACGGACCGTCCGGATCCGGACCGACAGAGGAGAGGAAGAGGTCTCGGCCAGCCACATCCTGATCGCCAGCGGGTCCGATGTTCTTCTCCCCCCCATTCCCGGTTCGGATCTTTGTGTGACGAGCCACCATCTGTTCAGGGTGGGGACGGATTTCCGCGATCTCCCCCGGCGGATGATCATCATCGGGGGAGGCTATATCGGGCTTGAGACAGCGTGCATGTTCTCCGCTTTCGGAACGGCCGTCACCCTGTTCGAAAAAGGTCCTCTGCTGCTCCCGGGAATGGAGCGCGCCCTGGTGGATCGGCTTCGCCCTCTTCTTGATCCTTCCATCACGATCCGCACCAACGCCGATGTCCGGGAAGTCCGGAACGGACCGGAGGGGAAAATCGTTGTTCTCGGGGGAGAGGGACCACGGGAGGAACACAAGGCCGATGTCGTGCTCCTGGCCGCCGGACGAAGGCCGGTCTTTCCGGAAGGACTGGAGCAGGCCGGTGTTGTCACGGATCGTTCGGGGATCCGCGTGGACAATGCGCTGAGGACAAGCAGTCCGGGGATTTTCGCCGCCGGGGACGTCAACGGTCGAACCCCGCTTTTTCACGCCGCCGTCCGGCAGTCCCTGGCCGTGGCCAACACTCTCCTGGCCGGAGGGGAGCCGGCCGACACAGTGGACTTTTCGAGTGTTCCCACCACCATTTTCACGCTCCCCGGGGCTTCCTATGTGGGTCTTCTTCCGGAGTCCGCCCGGAAAACCGGCGTTGACCTCGTTGAGACCCGCTATGACTTTTCCGAAGATTCCCGTGCGCAGATCTTGAACGAGATGGAGGGAGAAATCCGCCTGTACTTCGAAAAAAAGACACACGTCCTGAAAGGCGGATGGGTGGTCGGCATCGATGCCGGAAACCTGATCGGGGAGATCGGTCTGGCGGTCTCCGCCGGTCTGTCGGCAAGGGAGTTGTCCCGGTTCGCCGACCAGCACCCGATGGCTTCTGAAGGGATCGGAAAGGCGGCCCGACAGCTGGTCTGA
- a CDS encoding phosphoketolase: MAPRTEEQELQEMDAWWRAANYLSLGMLYLKDNPLLRSPLSPEHLKKRLLGHWGSDPGQNFVWVHANRLIRRHDLNMIYISGPGHGAPATLSNAYLEGTYTEVYPDRTEDTRGLKNFFRQFSFPGGLGSHCTPETPGSINEGGELGYSLSHAYGAVFDHPDLIAVCVVGDGEAETGPMATSWHSNKFLNPVTDGAVLPILHLNGYKIANPTILARISPEELKSLFVGYGYKPVVVEGDDPAEMHRKMARAMDACLSDLRRIQRNARAQGVPVRAPWPMIILRTPKGWTAPKEMDGHRIEGFFRAHQVPILDAATNPGHLALLEQWFRKYRPEELFDENGTLVPALKALAPKGNRRMSANPLANGGLLRKPLIMPDFREYAVDVSNPGTVEAENTFVLGTFLRDVMKQNPRNFRVFGPDETASNHLQALYEVTKKAWMGETRPEDADGCQLAPDGHVMEMLSEHTLEGWLEGYLLTGRHGLLNTYEAFAHIIDSMVNQHAKWLEKAKTDVSWRAPVSSLNILLSSTVWRQDHNGFTHQDPGFLDVVTNKRASVVRIYLPPDANTLLSVADHCLRSTDYVNVIVADKQPHLQYLDRDAAARHAAKGIGLWEWASNDQGEEPDAVMACCGDVVTLEALAAVAILREKIPDLRIRFVNVVDLFRLQPPSEHPHGLSDRDFDSLFTTDRPIIFNFHGYPWLIHKLAYRRTNHRNLHVRGYKEKGSINTPLQLAIENQIDRFSLAIDVIDRVPRVGVRGAHVKEWLKDQILEHLLYASREGEDPPAITRWKWPF, translated from the coding sequence ATGGCTCCCCGTACAGAGGAACAGGAACTCCAGGAGATGGACGCCTGGTGGCGTGCCGCAAACTATCTTTCCCTGGGAATGCTCTACCTGAAAGACAACCCTCTTCTGCGGTCGCCCCTGTCACCGGAGCATCTGAAGAAACGGCTTCTCGGACACTGGGGCTCCGACCCGGGGCAGAACTTTGTCTGGGTGCATGCCAACCGTCTCATCCGCCGCCACGACCTCAACATGATCTACATCAGCGGCCCCGGACACGGAGCACCCGCGACCCTGTCCAACGCCTACCTGGAAGGGACCTACACCGAAGTCTACCCGGACCGGACGGAGGATACCCGGGGACTGAAAAACTTTTTCCGCCAGTTTTCCTTTCCCGGAGGGCTCGGGAGCCATTGCACCCCGGAAACCCCCGGCTCCATCAACGAAGGGGGAGAGCTCGGGTACAGCCTGTCACACGCCTACGGGGCGGTGTTCGACCACCCGGATCTGATTGCCGTGTGCGTCGTCGGGGACGGAGAAGCCGAAACCGGTCCCATGGCCACTTCCTGGCATTCCAACAAATTTCTGAATCCCGTTACGGACGGGGCGGTTCTCCCGATTCTCCACCTGAACGGATATAAAATCGCCAATCCCACGATTCTCGCCCGGATTTCCCCGGAGGAACTCAAAAGCCTTTTTGTCGGCTATGGGTACAAGCCCGTCGTGGTCGAAGGGGACGATCCGGCGGAGATGCACCGCAAAATGGCCAGAGCCATGGACGCGTGCCTGTCGGACCTCCGCCGGATCCAGAGAAATGCCCGTGCACAGGGTGTTCCGGTCCGTGCTCCCTGGCCCATGATCATCCTGCGCACGCCAAAAGGCTGGACAGCCCCGAAAGAGATGGACGGCCATCGCATCGAAGGATTTTTCCGAGCTCATCAGGTTCCGATCCTGGATGCCGCCACAAATCCGGGCCATCTGGCGCTTCTCGAGCAATGGTTCCGGAAATACCGCCCGGAGGAGCTGTTCGACGAAAACGGAACGCTTGTTCCGGCCCTGAAAGCCCTGGCCCCCAAAGGAAACAGGAGGATGAGCGCCAATCCGCTGGCCAACGGCGGGCTTCTCCGGAAACCGCTCATCATGCCGGATTTCCGGGAGTATGCGGTGGACGTTTCCAACCCGGGGACGGTCGAGGCCGAAAACACCTTTGTTCTGGGAACATTTCTCCGGGATGTCATGAAGCAGAATCCCCGGAACTTCCGGGTGTTCGGTCCCGATGAAACCGCCTCGAACCATCTTCAGGCCCTCTACGAGGTCACGAAAAAAGCCTGGATGGGGGAAACCCGGCCCGAGGATGCGGACGGCTGCCAGCTGGCTCCGGACGGCCACGTCATGGAAATGCTGAGCGAACACACCCTCGAAGGGTGGCTCGAAGGATATCTGCTGACCGGCCGACACGGACTTCTGAACACCTATGAAGCGTTCGCCCACATCATCGATTCGATGGTCAACCAGCACGCCAAATGGCTCGAAAAGGCGAAAACGGACGTCTCCTGGCGCGCGCCGGTCTCCTCTCTCAACATTCTCCTGAGCTCCACCGTCTGGCGGCAGGACCACAACGGCTTCACCCACCAGGATCCCGGCTTCCTGGATGTGGTCACGAACAAGCGGGCCAGCGTGGTCCGGATCTATCTCCCTCCCGACGCCAACACCCTTCTGAGCGTCGCCGATCACTGTCTCCGGAGCACCGACTACGTCAATGTCATCGTGGCCGACAAGCAGCCCCACCTGCAGTATCTCGACCGCGACGCCGCCGCACGGCACGCGGCCAAGGGCATCGGTCTGTGGGAGTGGGCTTCCAATGACCAGGGGGAGGAACCGGACGCCGTCATGGCCTGCTGCGGGGATGTTGTGACGCTCGAGGCCCTGGCCGCCGTGGCGATCCTCCGGGAGAAGATCCCCGATCTCAGGATCCGCTTTGTGAACGTTGTGGACCTCTTTCGTCTGCAGCCTCCGTCGGAACATCCGCACGGACTGTCCGACCGGGACTTCGACAGCCTGTTCACGACGGACCGGCCGATCATCTTCAATTTTCACGGCTACCCCTGGCTGATCCACAAGCTGGCCTATCGCCGGACGAACCACCGGAACCTGCATGTGCGGGGATACAAGGAAAAAGGCAGCATCAATACCCCGCTGCAGCTTGCGATCGAGAACCAGATCGATCGCTTTTCCCTGGCCATCGACGTGATCGACCGCGTCCCCCGGGTCGGGGTCCGGGGAGCCCACGTCAAGGAATGGCTGAAGGATCAGATTCTGGAGCACCTTCTGTATGCGAGCAGGGAGGGGGAGGATCCTCCCGCCATTACACGCTGGAAATGGCCCTTTTAA
- a CDS encoding TolC family protein: MPGRSGRMDRWREGSLSVRNPFSLLAKASVVSCLSALLLLFGFDGLRKDARADPPVQEVTLSQAVERALAARPDLKAEAARVQSARETVGQSRAADYPQLSASFQTLYGNSLFGFFLFPNYNYEDLNLLTVTLTQNLLDFGKTGSQIDQSRWSYRAEEARRRTLWLSTIRDAESDYFTLLADQHQVLADKKSLEDATLQLARARLRYATGTGIVLDVTRARVNVESARLALIRSRDQVRTDAVNLAQVMGLEKNVRLVARDVAHDPNTLESPDPDRDLPVALSHRPEWKEARANVEAARAGLKNARSQNWPSLNALFQSFTATLPRGALPFTYIPNNSPYSTFNFGGILTVPIFEGGYMVHQTARARSDLLTAIDTRESVRLQVSADLRKAAIAISDARQQLEEARAEEENARKNDMLVEEAYRQGQVQSVDVMDAQTALRQARESVIRARYLLMNGFVAYQYARGTIEPPTTSKPPSPENLR, translated from the coding sequence TTGCCCGGACGATCCGGTCGCATGGACAGATGGAGAGAGGGTTCCCTTTCGGTGCGGAATCCGTTTTCCCTTTTGGCGAAGGCCAGCGTCGTCAGTTGTCTTTCGGCTCTTCTGCTCCTCTTTGGGTTTGACGGCTTGAGGAAGGATGCCCGGGCAGACCCTCCTGTTCAGGAGGTCACCCTGTCCCAGGCGGTCGAACGGGCTCTGGCGGCCCGCCCCGACCTCAAGGCGGAGGCCGCCCGGGTCCAGAGCGCAAGGGAAACTGTCGGACAATCGCGGGCCGCGGACTATCCCCAGCTGTCCGCCAGTTTTCAGACTCTCTACGGAAACAGTCTGTTCGGATTCTTCCTTTTTCCCAACTACAACTACGAAGACCTGAACCTTCTGACGGTGACCCTGACCCAGAACCTTCTGGATTTTGGAAAGACCGGATCCCAGATCGACCAGAGCCGGTGGTCCTACCGGGCTGAAGAGGCCCGCCGGCGAACCCTGTGGCTCTCTACCATCCGAGACGCCGAATCCGACTACTTCACGCTCCTGGCCGACCAGCACCAGGTTCTCGCAGACAAAAAAAGTCTCGAAGACGCCACGCTCCAGCTGGCCCGGGCACGACTTCGCTATGCCACCGGAACGGGAATCGTCCTGGACGTCACCCGGGCACGGGTCAATGTCGAATCCGCCCGTCTCGCCCTCATCCGGTCCCGGGATCAGGTCCGGACCGACGCAGTGAACCTGGCCCAGGTCATGGGACTGGAAAAGAACGTTCGTCTGGTGGCCCGGGACGTCGCGCACGACCCCAACACACTGGAATCCCCCGATCCGGACCGGGATCTTCCGGTCGCCCTGTCCCATCGCCCGGAGTGGAAAGAGGCCCGGGCCAATGTCGAAGCCGCCCGGGCCGGCCTCAAGAATGCCCGGTCCCAGAACTGGCCCTCCCTCAATGCCCTGTTCCAGTCCTTCACCGCAACGCTTCCGAGAGGCGCGCTCCCCTTCACCTATATTCCGAACAACAGCCCCTACTCCACATTCAATTTCGGAGGAATTCTGACCGTTCCGATCTTTGAAGGGGGGTACATGGTTCATCAGACCGCCAGAGCGCGCTCGGACCTCCTGACGGCGATCGACACCCGGGAATCGGTTCGTCTTCAGGTTTCGGCCGACCTCAGGAAAGCTGCCATCGCGATCTCCGACGCCCGGCAGCAGCTGGAAGAGGCCCGGGCCGAAGAGGAGAACGCCCGGAAGAATGACATGCTCGTCGAAGAGGCCTACCGGCAAGGGCAGGTTCAGTCTGTCGACGTCATGGACGCGCAGACGGCTCTTCGGCAGGCCCGGGAATCGGTGATTCGGGCCCGGTATCTATTGATGAACGGCTTTGTGGCCTATCAGTATGCCCGGGGCACGATCGAACCGCCGACCACGTCAAAACCGCCATCACCCGAAAATCTCCGCTGA
- a CDS encoding ATP-binding cassette domain-containing protein gives MAADRPSPSISLRNVVRTFPSPRGVVRALDDVSFDVAEGTMTGLIGPDGAGKTTLLRILAGILGADSGNVRILGYDPATEAPALQRQIGYMPQKFGLYEDLTVSENLDFHADLHGVPAERRKELYRPLLSMTALAPFGSRLAGKLSGGMKQKLGVACSLVHAPPLLLLDEPTVGVDPVSRRELWEILTAQVRKKNTTLLVSTAYMDEASRFDRVVILYEGKVLGEGRPDELLGEVRGHVFHVTVPSWSSRKLEPRLAGVPGILDAVGEENGVRIVTSNPSLPSLPEDLAPFTSTPVEPRFEDAFMQRLGRASLEKRTSSRSPGQLGWESKRAEGGRDDQTDSIVIRNLTRTFGSFKAVDALTFNVHRGEIFGLLGANGAGKTTTFRMLSGLLLPTSGELLIDGQNVLGSEVSKIRQRLGYMSQKFSLYSQLTVTQNLTFFTSAYGLNGKRQKDRIAEIEEYFGLTPYRQESAGLLPLGFRQRLALAAALAHEPSILLLDEPTSGVDPLARREFWRTISQLSFRGVSVLVTTHFMTEAEYCDRLAIMAQGKLLALGTPAEIRRRAQSPDIPDPSLEDAFIFLLEQNQPAGLPS, from the coding sequence ATGGCGGCCGATAGACCCTCCCCGTCCATCTCCCTTCGGAACGTGGTCCGGACATTTCCCTCCCCGCGTGGCGTTGTCCGGGCTCTGGACGATGTGTCGTTCGATGTGGCCGAAGGCACGATGACCGGCCTTATTGGTCCGGATGGAGCGGGCAAGACCACTCTTTTACGAATACTGGCCGGCATTCTTGGGGCTGACAGCGGGAACGTGCGGATCCTTGGATACGATCCGGCCACCGAGGCCCCGGCCCTGCAGCGTCAGATCGGATACATGCCCCAGAAATTCGGCCTTTATGAAGATCTCACCGTCTCCGAAAACCTGGACTTTCATGCCGATCTCCACGGGGTGCCGGCCGAACGCCGGAAAGAGCTCTATCGGCCTCTTCTTTCCATGACCGCCCTTGCCCCCTTCGGTTCCCGGCTTGCCGGGAAACTTTCCGGAGGCATGAAACAAAAGCTCGGAGTCGCCTGCTCTCTCGTCCATGCCCCGCCGCTCCTCCTTCTGGATGAACCGACGGTCGGGGTCGATCCCGTCTCGCGCCGGGAACTCTGGGAGATCCTCACCGCCCAGGTTCGCAAAAAAAACACGACCCTTCTGGTCAGCACCGCCTATATGGACGAAGCCAGTCGTTTCGACAGGGTCGTTATTTTGTATGAAGGAAAAGTTCTGGGAGAAGGTCGGCCGGACGAACTCCTGGGCGAGGTACGGGGACATGTGTTCCACGTGACTGTCCCTTCCTGGTCTTCCCGGAAGCTGGAACCCCGACTGGCCGGTGTTCCCGGCATCCTGGACGCTGTCGGAGAAGAAAACGGCGTGCGCATCGTCACGAGTAACCCCTCTCTCCCCTCCTTGCCGGAGGATCTTGCTCCATTCACCTCGACTCCGGTCGAGCCGCGCTTCGAAGATGCGTTCATGCAGCGCCTCGGGCGTGCGTCCCTGGAGAAACGGACGTCTTCGCGATCCCCCGGACAACTGGGATGGGAAAGCAAAAGAGCCGAAGGAGGAAGAGACGACCAGACGGATTCGATCGTCATCCGGAACCTGACCCGGACGTTCGGGTCCTTTAAAGCGGTCGACGCCCTGACATTCAACGTGCACCGGGGTGAAATTTTCGGTCTGCTGGGTGCCAACGGGGCCGGAAAAACCACGACATTCCGGATGCTGTCCGGCCTTCTCCTGCCCACCTCGGGGGAGCTTCTGATCGACGGTCAGAACGTTCTGGGGAGCGAAGTCTCAAAGATTCGCCAGCGCCTGGGGTACATGTCCCAGAAGTTTTCCCTGTATTCGCAACTCACGGTGACCCAGAACCTGACGTTTTTCACAAGCGCGTACGGCCTGAACGGAAAACGCCAGAAAGACCGCATCGCGGAAATCGAAGAGTATTTCGGGCTCACGCCCTACCGACAGGAGTCGGCAGGTCTGCTCCCCCTGGGCTTTCGCCAGCGACTCGCCCTTGCCGCTGCTCTGGCGCACGAACCCTCGATTCTTCTTCTGGATGAACCGACGAGCGGGGTCGATCCCCTGGCGCGGCGGGAGTTCTGGCGCACCATCAGCCAGCTGTCCTTCCGGGGAGTCTCCGTGCTGGTCACGACCCATTTTATGACGGAAGCAGAATATTGCGACCGGCTGGCGATCATGGCCCAGGGAAAACTTCTGGCCCTCGGGACACCCGCGGAAATCCGGCGCCGGGCTCAATCGCCGGACATCCCGGACCCGTCGCTGGAGGACGCCTTCATCTTTCTTCTGGAACAGAACCAGCCTGCGGGACTCCCTTCATGA